From Glycine soja cultivar W05 chromosome 4, ASM419377v2, whole genome shotgun sequence, the proteins below share one genomic window:
- the LOC114409473 gene encoding dCTP pyrophosphatase 1-like, with amino-acid sequence MEYSNGFPRKRDVSLQELSKRLDEFAKVKGWDQYHSPRNLLLALVGELSEILQWKGEVAKGLPNWSSDDKEHLEEELSDVLLYLVHLADVCGLDLGQAALTKIVKNAHKYPVTSTNYTNNSTYN; translated from the exons atggagtacTCTAATGGATTCCCTAGAAAAAGAGATGTTTCTCTTCAGGAACTTAGCAAAAGGCTTGATGAGTTTGCTAAAGTAAAAGGATGGGATCAATATCATAGTCCCAGAAATCTTCTTTTAGCTCTT GTGGGAGAGCTTTCTGAGATCTTACAGTGGAAAGGAGAGGTTGCAAAGGGATTGCCCAATTGGAGTTCTGATGATAAGGAGCACTTAGAGGAAGAGCTTTCAGATGTTTTGCTTTATTTAGTGCATCTTGCTGATGTTTGTGGGCTAGATCTTGGACAAGCTGCTCTGACTAAAATAGTGAAGAATGCTCATAAATACCCAGTTACTAGTACTAATTACACCAACAATTCCACTTACAACTAG